The DNA window ATCAACAGAAGCCTGATTCAGCCTGTGGAGATCGGCTACAATGACGAGGTGCTGTGCTGCAGGGTGCACGATATGATGCTCGATCTCATCATTCGCAAGTATTGCGCGGAAGAGAAGTTCATGACCATGCTACGTGCATCCCAGGGGATAAGAGGGTACACTCACAATGTCCGTCGGCTTGTCAACCACTTGGACTCTGAAAGCCAACTTGCAAATTTTGCAATACCTGCCACCATTGATCTGTCCAAAGTTCGATCTCTGGCAACAATTGTGAGCCCACAACAGACTCTCTGTCTTCAGAAGTTCAAGTTTATCAGAGTTCTAGTGCTTCAAATTGCCTATGTTTCTGAGGAGACCAGGGAGGCAGACATGTCGGAGATATCAAAACTGTGTCTGCTACGGTATCTCAAGATTCATAGCGAAGTGGGGCTGAAGCTGCCTACTCAGATCCGGGCGCTTCAACATCTAGAGACACTGGAGATAGTGACTGAAGTGAACTCAGGCGTTTGCATGCCATCAGACATGTCCCAGCTGCCGTCTCTGTCCTACCTCAACGTCCTGCCACACATGGCGAGGCTACCGGATGGCGTTGCCACCATGAGATCCCTTCACTCTCTGGCGTTCTTCATTCTGGAGGAGAGCTCATTGGACAACGTTCGAGGCCTACAGTGCCTGACCAACCTGAAGGAGCTCTACCTCCGCTGCTCCGGGGACTGCTCCGACGACACAGCGAGGTCATACATGGATGCGCTGCAGTCTTCAGTCTCCGGTCTTGGCTGCAAGCTCTATCTCACAGCATGGTTCCCCTCAGCATGGTACCCTGACGTTCCTCAGTGGGTAAGCCAGCTGAAGAACCTCCACAGCTTGGAGCTTGGCATTGGTCAAATGTCGAAGAGAGGTACCTCCATTCTTGGAGGGCTGCCTGCCCTTGTTCGGCTCGACCTTTGTATCCGCGGCCCTAGCTTGGACCAAGAACGAGCCGTCTTCTCCGGCGAGGGGTTTCCTGTCCTGAAGCATCTTATATTCACCTGCAAAGCACTCTGCCTGACCTTTCAGCCTGGGGCATTGCCCATGCTCAAGAATCTCAGGCTAGAGTTCAACATGGATGGAATAGGGCTGGCTGCTGAcgccctcgtcggcgtcgagcaCCTACGGAACCTCAAGAAATTGTCTGCCTCCATTGGGGGCTTCAAGGCCGACGCCAGCATCCCTGcagcagagagagagggcgTTGTGTCTGCGGTAAGGAACGCTATCCAACTGCACCCGAGGTGTCCCCCCATTGAGGTCACTTGTCGGCAAGGGAGGTTTGGTTATTGATTGGCATGAAACTACTGATCACACTTGTATATACCAAACCTGATtccaattttaaaataaattgtactATATAAATTACAACAAAGTATTTATAAGAGGTAAATACCACAGAGAATCTCCATTAATTACGGTGGTGGGTATTTGTCCAGTAAGGTTGTTGTTTGATACATCCAAATAGAAGAGGCTTTCCAGGGAGTTGATCCAACTCAGCACAGGTCCACCGAggaaattcttttattttttaaacctttttaagaataattttattactaaacctctggggaaaatatttttaaatctgaaccttttggccacgccaccaacattggtgtggcaagacaacgctgtcaCAGCCTTTTCGACACCACGTGGCGTGGTAGTCTTGACATGGagtggcaagacaatgctgccacgccgtggcaagccgtttggccacgccactgacaatggcgtggccaaaaagtTCATacggtggaaatattttccccgaaggtttaataat is part of the Oryza brachyantha chromosome 2, ObraRS2, whole genome shotgun sequence genome and encodes:
- the LOC121053534 gene encoding disease resistance protein RGA5-like, translating into MLLTAGGWEPPTASNLKVVSIVGFGGLGKTTLANAVHRKLVQEFDCRVFVSVSQNPDITKLLSKILVDELKGRTSSIYSDVRDIINDIRSHLLHKRYLVIIDDLWETSVWDVLKCAFPDNNCGSRVITTTRVESVAKTCCNYQVECIYKMNPLNDEDSRILFFNRIFGPGVACPSELKDVSSKILEKCGGLPLAIITIASLLASQAGKVKEEWEHVQNSLGSKLGIDPTVEGMRQILNLSYRNLPPHLKTCFLYLGAYPEDCIIWKDDLVRQWIAEGFVSRTLQPVMDVAGYYFNELINRSLIQPVEIGYNDEVLCCRVHDMMLDLIIRKYCAEEKFMTMLRASQGIRGYTHNVRRLVNHLDSESQLANFAIPATIDLSKVRSLATIVSPQQTLCLQKFKFIRVLVLQIAYVSEETREADMSEISKLCLLRYLKIHSEVGLKLPTQIRALQHLETLEIVTEVNSGVCMPSDMSQLPSLSYLNVLPHMARLPDGVATMRSLHSLAFFILEESSLDNVRGLQCLTNLKELYLRCSGDCSDDTARSYMDALQSSVSGLGCKLYLTAWFPSAWYPDVPQWVSQLKNLHSLELGIGQMSKRGTSILGGLPALVRLDLCIRGPSLDQERAVFSGEGFPVLKHLIFTCKALCLTFQPGALPMLKNLRLEFNMDGIGLAADALVGVEHLRNLKKLSASIGGFKADASIPAAEREGVVSAVRNAIQLHPRCPPIEVTCRQGRFGY